In one window of Bradyrhizobium sp. AZCC 1721 DNA:
- a CDS encoding DUF2380 domain-containing protein has translation MRSIATILAPAILLTTLATAEAAETPAPPPIKIAVFPFELEDFSAGAAYVPPDDVDREQLRLSTEEARRLIAASGRYKIVDVSAANDPAANAGRLRNCEGCEARIAAGLGADQSMIGIVTRITRTEYAVTFKIRDARSGAIVAVEQTDLRMGANVAWSRGARWLIQNRLLDRAQDKPLIFAVAEIEYIDTSGEVIDQSADHLRRRRTFEASLRTDLAASGKLRSADLDCPANACSVGDLTVAQLLGKAQAAGADLLLIGSVQKMSTLVQWAKFDIIDVKARKVVFERLVSFRGDNDEAWRRAAAFIIRQISDREAELTRLAATALPRSP, from the coding sequence ATGCGCTCCATCGCCACCATCCTCGCTCCGGCCATTTTGCTGACCACGCTCGCGACGGCTGAGGCCGCTGAAACACCCGCGCCGCCTCCGATCAAAATTGCAGTCTTTCCCTTCGAACTGGAGGATTTCAGTGCCGGGGCCGCCTACGTCCCTCCTGATGACGTCGACCGCGAGCAATTGCGGCTTTCGACGGAGGAGGCCCGTCGGCTGATCGCGGCGTCCGGGCGCTACAAAATCGTCGATGTCAGCGCGGCGAACGACCCAGCGGCGAACGCAGGCAGGTTGCGGAATTGCGAGGGCTGCGAAGCCAGGATCGCCGCCGGCCTCGGTGCAGATCAGTCGATGATCGGGATCGTCACGCGAATCACCCGAACGGAATACGCGGTCACCTTCAAGATACGCGACGCCAGATCCGGGGCGATCGTCGCGGTCGAGCAGACGGATTTGCGCATGGGCGCCAATGTGGCCTGGAGCCGTGGGGCGCGGTGGCTGATCCAGAACCGTCTGCTGGATCGGGCGCAGGACAAGCCGCTCATCTTCGCAGTCGCCGAAATCGAATATATCGACACCTCGGGCGAGGTGATCGATCAAAGCGCCGACCATTTGCGGCGCCGGCGCACCTTCGAAGCCTCGCTACGTACCGATCTGGCGGCGAGCGGAAAGCTGCGAAGCGCCGATCTCGATTGTCCGGCAAACGCCTGTTCGGTCGGCGACCTCACCGTCGCTCAGTTGCTCGGCAAGGCGCAGGCGGCCGGCGCCGACCTTCTCCTGATCGGCAGCGTTCAAAAGATGAGCACGCTCGTGCAATGGGCGAAATTCGACATCATCGACGTGAAGGCGCGGAAGGTGGTATTCGAACGCCTCGTCAGCTTTCGCGGCGACAACGACGAAGCCTGGCGTCGCGCGGCAGCCTTCATCATCAGGCAAATCAGCGATCGCGAGGCGGAACTCACGCGCCTCGCGGCAACAGCCCTTCCTCGATCGCCTTGA